The sequence below is a genomic window from Uranotaenia lowii strain MFRU-FL chromosome 2, ASM2978415v1, whole genome shotgun sequence.
TCCTTTATACGATCAGTGTAACCGAGAAAAATTACGATATCGCATGGAATCTACTCGTGTCTAGATTCGATAATAAACGTctgttaataaaaaatcatatcgCTGCTCTTTTTTCTATGGAGTCGGTAAAAAGGGAATCATCATCTGCGATCCTTTCAATTGTGGATCATTTCGAGCGCCACGTCAAGATCCTAAACACGTTGGGAGAAAATACTGAGGAATGGAGTTCACTTTTAGTGCATCTAGTTTGCAGTCGTTCTGATAGCTACACGCTGAGGGAATGGGAATGTAAAACTGCTGGTGAAGTAGAATCCCCATCGTACGTCGACCTGGTTGAATTCCTACAAGAACAAGCCCGCATGTTACTTTCCCTGAAAGGTGGATCTACTGTGGACAAACCCCGATACTCTTCTTCCCATTCTGCTGTGTCAGCATCttattcttcgaaaaaaacCTGCGTTGTTTgcaatctgcagcacaaaattTACGATTCCGAAGCGTTTAAAGTTTTGACCTTGGAACAGAAACATGATGTAGttcgcaaaaataaactttgttGGAACTGCTTGGCCACTTCTCACATGAGTCGAGAGTGCCAATCCAAAAATTGCCGAAAATGTGGGGATAGCCATCACACGTACCTAACCCCGTCGTCTCGCGCTGATCTTTCAACGCCATCTCAAACAAAGACACCTTTTTTCCCGCCAAAATCCAAAAATGCTCCATCTGAGAACAACTCTCCCACAAATGCTCCAGAAAAAACTCGCTATCCGATCACCTCTCCTAACCTGCACTTGTCACCAACCCCACCTGATTCAACACCCAGTACATCAACCGCTATGGTAGCTGCACATTCTACGGGCCAGAAATCCACAGTTTTGCTGTCAACAGCGGTCGTTTTGGTTTATGGCCCAATCGGACCAATGAAGGTCCGAGCTTTATTGGATTCGGGTTCGGAACTGAATTTTATAACGGAACGAGTAGTCCAGTtattaaaactttcaaagcaAAGAGCACAGATGCACATTTCGGGGATGGGGGGAGCCTCTGTTACAAGTCGTTACGCCACCGTCGCAACTATTTGCTCCAGCGATCATTCTTATCGCTGTGATCtctctttccaaattttgcctaAGATCACTGGAAATCTCCCATCTACTGTTGTAGATACATCACAACTGCAAATCCCACCGGAACTCAACCTAGCGGACCCCTCTTTTGCTCTGCCTCATCGTATCGATATGGTTATAGGTGCTCAATTATTCTTCTCGCTTCTTTGTGATGGACAGCGATACATCTCCAACCACTCAGAGGGATTGAGACCTATTTTACAAAACACAGTATTGGGTTGGGTAGTGAGCGGACCTGTACCAATAGCATCGAATTCATCTCACTCTGCGTCTGTTGCCCTTACATGCACCACCGACGATCTAGACTTCCAATTGTCACGCTTTTGGGAGATTGAGCACTGTCCTGAAGCTCGCAGCTTTTCGAAGGAGGAATTAGCCTGCGAGAAACTTTTCACCGACACCACCACACGAGATGAACTTGGTCGGTTTGTTGTTCGTCTACCCACCAAGCCAGAGATGTTGTGTCAACTGGGCGACTCAGCCACAACAGCTTCAAAACGATACCACTGGATGCAGCGTCGGCTCTTGAGAGATCCGAACTTACAAGACCAATACTCACAGATCATGCGTGAGTATATCGAGCTAAACCATATGTCACCAGCAAATACATCTCACCCCAATTCCGTCCTTCTCCCTCAtcatgccataattaaacccaCAAGCACCACGACAAAATGCAGGGTGGTTTTTGATGGTTCAAGTAGAACCTCTACAGGTATCGCAATTAATGATTGCCTTATGGTAGGCCCCACCATACAAGACACACTAGTAACAATTGTAATAAGATTCCGATTTAATGAAGTGGCACTAGTTGCCGATATAACGAAAATGTTTAGACAAATTTGGATCCATCAATCCGATCGGCATCTTCAACAAATATATTGGAAAGATGAAAACTACATAAATGTTAGACCGTATGTTCTTAACACAGTGACTTACGGCACTGCTTGTGCGCCTTATCTCTCAACCCGCTGTTTAAAGCAATTGGCATATGATCACATGATGATTAACAAACACGTAGCCTCTAAAATAAGCACCGACTTTTATATGGATGATCTTATCAGTGGGGATCAAACAGATGACGCAGCAATTGATCTCCTCTCAGAAGTCCAGGGCATTCTGGGATCAGCAGGTTTTGAGTTGAGGAAATGGGCATCAAATTCCTCGGCAGTCCTAGCAAGTATCCCCGAAGCTTTGAATGATGACCGATTATTCCTCGAATTAGACAGCTCCCCCTCAATAAAAACTCTTGGACTCATCTGGCATCCCAAATCCGATTCTTTCCACTTCAAATCACCAGATCTCATTCAAAGTCAGCAACTCACTAAGAGGATTGTTGTCTCTGAGATGGCTCAGCTATTCGATCCGCTCGGAATTCTTGGACCTGTCGTCGTGAAAGCAAAAATTTTTGTGCAGCAGTTATGGAGAGCAAACCTTTCTTGGGATGATCCGCTCTCACCCAACTTGAGTGGCGCCTGGGAGTCATATAGGTCGGACCTTTCAACAGTACACTTATTTAGTGTTCCTCGACGTGCAGGCGAAATCCAACTTCACGGATTTTGCGACGCATCTCAGCACGCATATGGGGCATGCATCTACGTACGGAGCTCAACTGAAGACGGCAACATCATTACCCACCTTCTTACCGCTAAATCCCGAGTTGCGCCTATCCAACAATCCACAATTCCTCGGCTGGAATTATGTTCAGCAGTTTTGTTAGGCCATCTGTATACAAATGTTATTTCTTCCTTGAATCAGCCAACTAAAGCGTTTTTTGGTCTGATTCAATGATAACGTTACACTGGATTCATCAGCCACCGTCAAAATTCAACATCTACGTGGCAAATCGAGTCGCTAAGGTGCAGCGGCTGACTGTTGGTGGTTCTTGGAATCACGTTGCCGGTTTCGAGAGCCCAGCCGATATTATTTCGAGAGGTGCTACCCCCCAAGAACTATCTGGTAACACATTGTGGTGGGAAGGCCCACCATGGTTAAAATTGGAATCGACGAACTGGCCACGTCGGTTCACTGTTATGGAGTCGTCTCACGTAAAGCCAGAAGATTTAGAGGAGAAGGTACAACAAAAAACATCTCTTGCCGCCGTGACAACTGACACTTACCCGGAGTAATGCGAATATTATTCTTCGTTCGCAAAACTGGTTCGCATTTCTGCAATTTGTCGACGGTTCGCTCAACGATGCCGAAAGCAAGAACGAGATTTTCCACCATACCTTCTTGCTAGTGAGTACCGAGCGGCGCTGATGGGACTGGTAAAATCGGCGCAACAACAAAGTTTTCCTCGGAAATTAGCTCTTGTCGAAGCTGGTAAGAAGTCCGATTTGAGATCGTCACCATTACGACAACTAAATCCAATCATCGACCAAGGTATTCTCCGAGTTGGAGGCCGACTCAATCTATCAGATCTCTCCCATGATAGGAAGCACCAAATTATGCTTCCTTCCAACCATAAGTTGACGATTCTGCTTGTTGAATCAACCCACCAAGATTTACTACATGCTGGTCCTAGTTCAATGATTGCTAATATACGAGAACGCTTCTAGCCGCTGGATTTGCGCAGATTAGCACGAAGGACGGTACGCAACTGTGTAACATGTTTTCGAGTGAATCCAACGGTGGAAATTCAACTAATGGGCCAATTGCCACGGGTTCGCATCACTCCAGTTCGCGCCTTTCTCAACAATGGTGTTGACTTTTGCGGGCCAGTACTAATCAAGCTTCCTGTCAGGAGAGGGAAACCTTTCCCCCCGCTGAAGGCATATATTTGTGTCTTTGTGTGCATGGCAACCAAAGCGATGCACCTCGAACTTGTAGGAGATCTTAGCACCGACGGGTTTATTGCTGCTCTAAAACGATTTGTAGGCTTCCGAGGCCTACCATCAGCCTGTATTGTGACAACGCCACGAATTTCACCGGAGCCAATCGTGAACTGCGTTCACTCCTATCCCAGTTCATGGACCAACAACACACCAGAAAGGTTGCATCATTTTGTGCAgaaatttctattcaatttcACTTTATCCCCGCTAGAGCCGGCCGCTAACTGCTTGCTCGGAAAATCCCGATGATCAACAAATCCTGACCCCTGGCCACTTCCTAATCGGCGATGCACTGAAGGCTATTCCGGAACCTGACCTGGGTGATGTACCAACCAATAGGCTCTCGCTGTGGCAAGCGATGCAGCATAAAGTTCAACGGTTTTGGAAGCTCTGGTCTACTGATTACTTGAATCAACTACAACAGCGCtccaaaaactactttcaaAAACCTAACGTCGTCGTGGGCAAGTTAGTGCTACTGAAGGAGGACAATTTACCGCCGCTCAAGTGGAGCGTCGGGCGAATCACCGCAGTGCACTCTGGCGCTGATAACCTAGTGCAAGTCGTCGATGTGAAGGTCCCTTCTGGTGCGGTCTTTGACCGGCCGATCTCAAAGATCTGCCTGCTACCATCCAACGACGCTGAAGATGGTCCGTCGTCAAACAACGAATGAATTACTAGTGaacttaaatttc
It includes:
- the LOC129742029 gene encoding uncharacterized protein LOC129742029 — translated: MPMVRLPKLDLSTFDGDVENWIPFRDSYKNLIHDKKNLASVDEFHYLLAALKEPVKKLLYTISVTEKNYDIAWNLLVSRFDNKRLLIKNHIAALFSMESVKRESSSAILSIVDHFERHVKILNTLGENTEEWSSLLVHLVCSRSDSYTLREWECKTAGEVESPSYVDLVEFLQEQARMLLSLKGGSTVDKPRYSSSHSAVSASYSSKKTCVVCNLQHKIYDSEAFKVLTLEQKHDVVRKNKLCWNCLATSHMSRECQSKNCRKCGDSHHTYLTPSSRADLSTPSQTKTPFFPPKSKNAPSENNSPTNAPEKTRYPITSPNLHLSPTPPDSTPSTSTAMVAAHSTGQKSTVLLSTAVVLVYGPIGPMKVRALLDSGSELNFITERVVQLLKLSKQRAQMHISGMGGASVTSRYATVATICSSDHSYRCDLSFQILPKITGNLPSTVVDTSQLQIPPELNLADPSFALPHRIDMVIGAQLFFSLLCDGQRYISNHSEGLRPILQNTVLGWVVSGPVPIASNSSHSASVALTCTTDDLDFQLSRFWEIEHCPEARSFSKEELACEKLFTDTTTRDELGRFVVRLPTKPEMLCQLGDSATTASKRYHWMQRRLLRDPNLQDQYSQIMLTYGTACAPYLSTRCLKQLAYDHMMINKHVASKISTDFYMDDLISGDQTDDAAIDLLSEVQGILGSAGFELRKWASNSSAVLASIPEALNDDRLFLELDSSPSIKTLGLIWHPKSDSFHFKSPDLIQSQQLTKRIVVSEMAQLFDPLGILGPVVVKAKIFVQQLWRANLSWDDPLSPNLSGAWESYRSDLSTVHLFSVPRRAGEIQLHGFCDASQHAYGACIYVRSSTEDGNIITHLLTAKSRVAPIQQSTIPRLELCSAVLLGHLYTNPPSKFNIYVANRVAKVQRLTVGGSWNHVAGFESPADIISRGATPQELSGNTLWWEGPPWLKLESTNWPRRFTVMESSHVKPEDLEEKSRPLTACSENPDDQQILTPGHFLIGDALKAIPEPDLGDVPTNRLSLWQAMQHKVQRFWKLWSTDYLNQLQQRSKNYFQKPNVVVGKLVLLKEDNLPPLKWSVGRITAVHSGADNLVQVVDVKVPSGAVFDRPISKICLLPSNDAEDGPSSNNE